The proteins below come from a single Rosa rugosa chromosome 2, drRosRugo1.1, whole genome shotgun sequence genomic window:
- the LOC133732846 gene encoding uncharacterized protein LOC133732846 isoform X2: MAPDSKSAPLQHQEEEEPQPEDLDTLSHNPSAPPDELFDISTTVDPSYVISLIRKLLPANASNHHNSRGEVSCGPVQGLDVDDMEKSALTRSGVPPPSTDTSESMEINDDFNENATHEGEGEAEQPGHSVPVGEDAWEEYGCILWDLSASKTHAELMVQNLVLEVLLANLMVSQSVRTTEIGLGIIGNLACHEVPMKHIVSTNGLIEFIVDQMFLDDAQCLCEVCRLLTVGLQSSEGVTWAEALQSEHYLTHILWIAENSLNTHLIEKSAELLLAIIESSQDVAHILLPPLMKLGLASLLINLLDIETSKLMSERAPERYPILDVVLRAIEALSVIDGHSQDICLDKDLFQLVCALLKFPDKVEVANSCVTAVVLVANILSDVPTLASELSHDMLFLQGLLDVFPFTADDSEARSALWNIIARLLVRVPENEMSSSTLQKYVLVLVSKSDVIEDDLLDCQLGGLGLKARTTALRRIISILNQWTASKDYAKENENNINIDRLLDCCRKHSEDVPSTVSHDMDLKE, encoded by the exons ATGGCGCCGGACTCAAAATCAGCACCCCTACAACaccaggaagaagaagaaccacaACCGGAAGACCTCGACACACTTTCACACAACCCTTCTGCTCCGCCTGATGAG TTATTCGACATCTCAACGACAGTAGATCCGAGTTATGTGATCTCTCTGATACGGAAACTTCTACCAGCTAATGCCAGTAATCATCACAACTCTCGCGGTGAGGTTTCCTGTGGTCCCGTGCAAGGATTAGATGTTGATGACATGGAAAAAAGTGCTCTAACTCGCTCTGGTGTTCCACCCCCATCAACGGACACATCTGAGAGCATGGAAATTAATGACGATTTTAATGAAAATGCTACCCATGAAGGAGAAGGTGAAGCTGAACAGCCTGGTCATAGTGTGCCGGTGGGAGAAGACGCTTGGGAAGAGTACGGTTGCATATTATGGGATCTTTCTGCAAGTAAAACTCATGCAGAACTCATG GTGCAGAACCTTGTACTTGAAGTGCTGTTAGCAAACCTTATGGTTTCACAATCCGTTCGTACTACG GAAATTGGTCTCGGAATCATCGGAAACCTTGCCTGTCACGAAGTTCCCATGAAACATATAGTCTCTACTAATGGATTAATTGAATTCATTGTGGATCAGATGTTTCTGGATGATGCTCAATGCTTATGTGAAGTCTGCAG ACTGTTAACTGTGGGTCTTCAAAGTAGTGAAGGTGTTACTTGGGCTGAGGCATTGCAGTCAGAACATTATCTGACTCACATTTTATGGATTGCAGAAAATAGCTTGAACACACACCTTATAGAAAAG AGTGCTGAACTATTGTTAGCGATCATCGAAAGTTCGCAGGATGTTGCGCATATTCTCTTACCACCattgatgaagctgggcttaGCAAGTCTATTAATAAATCTCTTGGATATTGAAACAAGCAAATTAATGAGTGAAAGAGCTCCTGAAAG GTACCCAATTCTTGATGTAGTTCTTCGTGCCATTGAAGCTCTTTCTGTTATTGATGGTCATTCCCAGGACATCTGTTTAGACAAGGATCTCTTTCAGCTGGTTTGTGCCTTGCTTAAGTTCCCTGATAAAGTTGAG gTTGCAAACTCTTGTGTTACAGCTGTAGTTCTAGTTGCAAATATTCTTTCAGACGTACCTACTCTAGCTTCAGAGTTATCACATG ATATGCTCTTCTTACAGGGTCTGCTTGATGTGTTTCCTTTTACCGCGGATGACTCAGAAGCAAGGAGTGCACTGTGGAACATCATTGCAAGGTTACTGGTTCGAGTTCCAGAAAATGAAATGAGCTCATCAACTCTCCAGAAGTACGTTTTGGTTCTAGTTAGCAAATCTGATGTGATTGAAGATGATCTTCTTGACTGCCAGTTAGGTGGCTTAGGATTAAAGGCTAGAACTACAGCT CTCAGAAGGATCATCAGTATTTTAAACCAGTGGACTGCTTCAAAAGATTATGCCAAGGAGAATGAAAATAATATAAACATCGATAGATTGTTGGATTGCTGCCGCAAACATTCTGA AGATGTACCATCTACAGTTTCTCATGACATGGACCTCAAAGAATAG
- the LOC133732846 gene encoding uncharacterized protein LOC133732846 isoform X1 — MAPDSKSAPLQHQEEEEPQPEDLDTLSHNPSAPPDELFDISTTVDPSYVISLIRKLLPANASNHHNSRGEVSCGPVQGLDVDDMEKSALTRSGVPPPSTDTSESMEINDDFNENATHEGEGEAEQPGHSVPVGEDAWEEYGCILWDLSASKTHAELMNINVSVQVQNLVLEVLLANLMVSQSVRTTEIGLGIIGNLACHEVPMKHIVSTNGLIEFIVDQMFLDDAQCLCEVCRLLTVGLQSSEGVTWAEALQSEHYLTHILWIAENSLNTHLIEKSAELLLAIIESSQDVAHILLPPLMKLGLASLLINLLDIETSKLMSERAPERYPILDVVLRAIEALSVIDGHSQDICLDKDLFQLVCALLKFPDKVEVANSCVTAVVLVANILSDVPTLASELSHDMLFLQGLLDVFPFTADDSEARSALWNIIARLLVRVPENEMSSSTLQKYVLVLVSKSDVIEDDLLDCQLGGLGLKARTTALRRIISILNQWTASKDYAKENENNINIDRLLDCCRKHSEDVPSTVSHDMDLKE, encoded by the exons ATGGCGCCGGACTCAAAATCAGCACCCCTACAACaccaggaagaagaagaaccacaACCGGAAGACCTCGACACACTTTCACACAACCCTTCTGCTCCGCCTGATGAG TTATTCGACATCTCAACGACAGTAGATCCGAGTTATGTGATCTCTCTGATACGGAAACTTCTACCAGCTAATGCCAGTAATCATCACAACTCTCGCGGTGAGGTTTCCTGTGGTCCCGTGCAAGGATTAGATGTTGATGACATGGAAAAAAGTGCTCTAACTCGCTCTGGTGTTCCACCCCCATCAACGGACACATCTGAGAGCATGGAAATTAATGACGATTTTAATGAAAATGCTACCCATGAAGGAGAAGGTGAAGCTGAACAGCCTGGTCATAGTGTGCCGGTGGGAGAAGACGCTTGGGAAGAGTACGGTTGCATATTATGGGATCTTTCTGCAAGTAAAACTCATGCAGAACTCATG AACATAAACGTATCTGTGCAGGTGCAGAACCTTGTACTTGAAGTGCTGTTAGCAAACCTTATGGTTTCACAATCCGTTCGTACTACG GAAATTGGTCTCGGAATCATCGGAAACCTTGCCTGTCACGAAGTTCCCATGAAACATATAGTCTCTACTAATGGATTAATTGAATTCATTGTGGATCAGATGTTTCTGGATGATGCTCAATGCTTATGTGAAGTCTGCAG ACTGTTAACTGTGGGTCTTCAAAGTAGTGAAGGTGTTACTTGGGCTGAGGCATTGCAGTCAGAACATTATCTGACTCACATTTTATGGATTGCAGAAAATAGCTTGAACACACACCTTATAGAAAAG AGTGCTGAACTATTGTTAGCGATCATCGAAAGTTCGCAGGATGTTGCGCATATTCTCTTACCACCattgatgaagctgggcttaGCAAGTCTATTAATAAATCTCTTGGATATTGAAACAAGCAAATTAATGAGTGAAAGAGCTCCTGAAAG GTACCCAATTCTTGATGTAGTTCTTCGTGCCATTGAAGCTCTTTCTGTTATTGATGGTCATTCCCAGGACATCTGTTTAGACAAGGATCTCTTTCAGCTGGTTTGTGCCTTGCTTAAGTTCCCTGATAAAGTTGAG gTTGCAAACTCTTGTGTTACAGCTGTAGTTCTAGTTGCAAATATTCTTTCAGACGTACCTACTCTAGCTTCAGAGTTATCACATG ATATGCTCTTCTTACAGGGTCTGCTTGATGTGTTTCCTTTTACCGCGGATGACTCAGAAGCAAGGAGTGCACTGTGGAACATCATTGCAAGGTTACTGGTTCGAGTTCCAGAAAATGAAATGAGCTCATCAACTCTCCAGAAGTACGTTTTGGTTCTAGTTAGCAAATCTGATGTGATTGAAGATGATCTTCTTGACTGCCAGTTAGGTGGCTTAGGATTAAAGGCTAGAACTACAGCT CTCAGAAGGATCATCAGTATTTTAAACCAGTGGACTGCTTCAAAAGATTATGCCAAGGAGAATGAAAATAATATAAACATCGATAGATTGTTGGATTGCTGCCGCAAACATTCTGA AGATGTACCATCTACAGTTTCTCATGACATGGACCTCAAAGAATAG
- the LOC133732844 gene encoding uncharacterized protein LOC133732844 has protein sequence MEVLSAIVSGVVTKLVEYAVAPVGRQVGYVIQYNSNLHNLRTKVQNLKDRRQHIVDVNRLTQEVDELTGEVDTFLENEGHAKTKCFHGFCPNPVLYYQLSKKAKEMVQKIEPYEKTEFPPQEICSVPSQDHLAFGSRISVVKEIMKELRNTNTKKIGVWGVGGVGKTTLAKEVYRQANEEKLFAGVVILVDVKNYSDSERIQKEKYIERIQNEIAEKLDIDISERRTEKGRARHLWDKLKEKKILVILDDVWERIELEVVGIPPTCNILFTSRSREVLFSKMDIQKEFCLHTLRQEESWILFEKMAGGVVKEALIREKAIQLSKKCGGLPILIVTVARALRNSSSLHEWKDALRRLKKLDMKNSEEKPLLTLEWSYNQLDSEELKSLFLVCGILAMLMWHNVVHLDYCFKYSMGLGLLKNVDTMEEAQDAFHSLIKKLQNYCLLEHLDGKNYVRMHELLCNVAIRIARRDKHALLSADEEEFKTWPGKDFFRKCTLICLRQSKMPKLPQVPWECRELKLLIFDCYHDSVALPCNFFEDMKKLRVLDLSALPIPSLPSSLQFLTNLQTLCLDRCALGDISLVAQLRNLEILSILESKIKQLPEEIGQLTHLRLLDLTGCSELVLIPPNVLSSLKSLEDLRMGGNSFRQWEAEGIDGSKRTTNASLSELEQLSKLTALDIHIPDARVLQSGLFLHLERYHVFIGEEWKWLSFDNSFNTLKLKLATSNQLDSGLEMLVNRSEHLYLDVLEGVDDIFHLLNSDGYQQLKHLEVQNNAEITYVINHNVFQKLQSLTLMNLPKLVRFSSNSRTVVATTPTDEQLKTDGEYKEIILENEIGSPVQLFKNGEIVMPNLTILIVHKCDGLRFLLSSSMAKSLVQLKHLEVHNCQIMEEIVSTKESGEEMTTDDIFCKLNHLQLQHLPQLTRFCVGNYIEFPSLEILHLEDCTKLETFIFDHAMIKSAETDSKDNLETPGPYFLFDDKVGFPRLERLIIYALPKLITIWHNQLPQDSFCRLRKVDVQRCHNLINIFAASIMKRLNALDTLQICNCKSIQVVFELGGINVERHDDPSTTQMRMSYCQNLDLIEIDSCESLKNILPVSVAKGLEQLRKLSVTNCDGVEAIVAKEGQETTPNLVFPKATSVTFYSLLQIKCFYNGRHTSKWPLLKELWVNACPNVDIFASEFSRFQENLGSTQPFFLIEKNSFPNLEYLGLGGTKLEIWDGPLPAELFTKLKHLAIASSHFKSSDAFLQKLHNQLEILEVEETFLGEIHAVGTQLRRLRSLKLFGGKLSMLMHLGKENSQLVVIPKLEILEVEHCVRLQNLRSSAISFQNLTTLKVNGCHGLQYLTSCSIAQSLVQLTHMEVKDCQNLMEIVAGNQDDAGSEIAFTRLQHLELSALPSLQRFCCGNCLVKVPSLDTLVVADCLVKLSISPDRVLLTDFNPERFLQNFNNLDNLVLHGDHKEIFFHEENSGDEIHAVVTLPHLTSLKLSEMNMLMHLGKENSQPIIPNLEILEVSLCGKLKNLSSPAISFQNLKTLKAIGCQGLEYLITSSIARSLMQLTHLEVKDCERLVQIVGSSSEDEARNEIAFNKLEHLELSGLPSLQCFFSGAMLSHQFTICDEIEESGDTKENLDGAVQYFLFDKKVGLPRLETLIVHDLHKLMRIWHEQLAPDSFCRLKTVDVQRCSSLINIFGASILGRLNALDTLKLRQCQSLRLVFEHVGINAEEEDDTSITPSKLPEYCQNLVSVKIDSCESLRNIFPASVARGLQQLRKLSVENCVRVEDIVAMEGLGMTTPEFVFPNATSVIFQNLPRLSSFYPGMHASVWPLLKELRVMSCDNVEIFALCFVGTAIRQPLFLIEKGSFSNLEILHFYSKVGTMKNWWSRLPAEFFSKLNSLGSQSAVFQSGFLQNLPHLEYLTLYGFEKEVFVHEGISSGQIQAVGTLLPHLKSLWVFDMPELMHLGKENCQSVIPNLEFLDVWKCEKLKNLRSSAISFQNLKTLKVEKCHGLEYLTTYSIAQSLTQLEEMEVKDCEGLIEIVASNQDDDDAVNEILFMRLQRLELSGLPSLQGFCSGKCIVNIPFLDTLTVTECLIELKISPEKVLLSNSKPERLKLIEEEAKDHDKPEGSGTTRTQAT, from the exons ATGGAGGTTTTGTCTGCAATTGTGTCTGGGGTTGTAACAAAACTTGTCGAGTACGCAGTTGCACCAGTTGGACGCCAAGTGGGATATGTGATTCAATACAACAGCAATCTTCATAATCTAAGGACTAAAGTGCAAAACTTAAAAGACCGCAGGCAACATATCGTTGATGTAAATAGGTTGACACAGGAAGTGGATGAGCTCACTGGAGAGGTGGACACATTCTTGGAAAATGAAGGCCATGCAAAGACCAAGTGTTTCCACGGGTTTTGTCCTAATCCGGTTCTTTATTATCAGCTAAGCAAGAAAGCAAAAGAGATGGTGCAGAAGATTGAACCCTATGAAAAAACTGAATTTCCCCCACAAGAGATATGTAGTGTACCTTCCCAAGACCACCTGGCTTTTGGATCAAGGATTTCAGTTGTGAAGGAAATCATGAAGGAACTGAGGAATACCAATACCAAGAAGATTGGGGTATGGGGAGTTGGTGGCGTGGGGAAGACCACACTAGCCAAAGAAGTTTACCGACAAGCCAATGAAGAGAAGTTGTTTGCTGGTGTTGTTATTTTAGTAGATGTGAAAAATTATTCCGACTCGGAAAGGATTCAAAAGGAAAAGTACATTGaaaggattcaaaatgaaattgCTGAAAAGTTAGATATTGACATTAGTGAACGTCGAACTGAAAAAGGAAGAGCACGTCATCTTTGGGACAAGTTGAAAGAGAAGAAGATTCTTGTAATTTTAGATGATGTTTGGGAAAGAATTGAATTGGAGGTGGTGGGAATTCCGCCAACATGTAATATATTGTTTACATCTAGAAGTCGAGAAGTGTTATTCTCTAAGATGGATATACAAAAGGAGTTTTGTCTTCATACTTTGCGTCAGGAAGAAAGTTGGATTTTGTTTGAAAAGATGGCAGGTGGTGTGGTTAAAGAAGCGCTTATACGAGAAAAAGCAATCCAACTGTCGAAGAAGTGTGGAGGTTTGCCTATTTTAATTGTCACAGTTGCCAGGGCTTTGAGAAATAGTAGTAGTTTACATGAGTGGAAAGATGCTTTACGACGGCTAAAAAAGCTTGACATGAAAAATTCGGAAGAAAAGCCATTGTTAACTCTAGAGTGGAGCTACAATCAATTGGATAGTGAGGAGCTCAAGTCGCTGTTCCTGGTTTGTGGAATTCTTGCAATGTTAATGTGGCATAATGTTGTACATTTGGATTATTGCTTCAAATATAGTATGGGATTGGGTCTCCTGAAAAACGTGGATACAATGGAAGAAGCACAAGATGCATTTCATTCATTGATAAAAAAACTTCAAAACTATTGTTTGTTAGAGCATCTCGATGGTAAGAACTATGTCAGAATGCATGAGCTTCTCTGCAATGTTGCTATTAGGATTGCACGCAGAGACAAACACGCCCTCTTAAGTGCAGATGAAGAGGAGTTTAAAACATGGCCCGGTAAGGATTTCTTTAGAAAATGCACCCTCATTTGTCTTCGTCAATCCAAAATGCCCAAACTTCCTCAAGTACCTTGGGAATGCAGAGAACTGAAACTGCTGATTTTTGATTGTTATCATGATTCGGTGGCACTGCCATGCAATTTTTTTGAAGATATGAAAAAACTCAGAGTATTGGATTTATCAGCACTCCCAATTCCGTCACTACCATCATCTCTTCAATTCCTAACAAATCTTCAAACTTTGTGTTTAGATCGGTGTGCTTTGGGAGACATATCTCTAGTTGCACAACTAAGAAACTTGGAAATTCTTAGCATTCTGGAGTCCAAAATTAAACAGCTGCCTGAAGAAATAGGGCAATTGACTCATCTAAGATTGTTGGATTTGACGGGCTGCTCAGAACTAGTACTGATTCCACCTAATGTTTTATCAAGCTTGAAAAGTCTTGAAGATCTAAGAATGGGAGGAAACAGCTTTAGGCAATGGGAGGCTGAAGGAATAGATGGTAGCAAAAGAACAACAAATGCTAGCCTTTCAGAGCTGGAGCAGTTGTCTAAGCTAACCGCATTAGACATCCATATTCCAGATGCTAGAGTTCTTCAATCAGGCTTGTTCTTGCACTTGGAAAGATATCATGTATTCATCGGTGAAGAGTGGAAATGGCTTTCTTTTGATAATAGTTTCAACACGCTAAAGCTCAAGCTAGCAACAAGCAATCAATTGGACAGTGGTCTAGAAATGTTGGTGAATAGATCTGAGCATTTGTACTTGGATGTGTTGGAAGGTGTTGATGATATATTTCATCTATTAAATAGTGATGGTTATCAGCAACTGAAACATCTCGAAGTCCAAAACAATGCTGAGATTACATATGTCATCAATCACAACGTCTTCCAGAAATTACAATCTTTGACATTGATGAATCTACCAAAGCTTGTTAGGTTCTCCTCCAACAGCAGAACAGTTGTTGCAACTACACCGACGGATGAGCAATTGAAGACTGATGGAGAGTATAAAGAAATCATTTTGGAGAATGAGATCGGGAGTCCTGTGCAACTTTTCAAGAATGGAGAG ATTGTGATGCCAAACTTAACAATCTTGATTGTGCATAAATGTGATGGTTTAAGATTCTTGCTATCATCTTCCATGGCTAAGAGTCTTGTACAACTCAAACATCTTGAGGTACACAACTGTCAAATAATGGAAGAGATTGTATCAACAAAAGAATCCGGTGAAGAAATGACTACAGATGACATCTTTTGTAAGCTGAACCATCTTCAACTACAACATCTACCACAACTCACAAGATTCTGCGTAGGAAATTATATTGAATTCCCGTCCTTGGAGATATTGCATTTAGAAGATTGTACTAAACTGGAGACTTTCATCTTTGATCATGCTATGATCAAAAGTGCAGAAACTGATTCAAAGGATAATCTTGAGACTCCTGGACCATATTTTTTGTTTGATGACAAG GTTGGATTTCCAAGGTTGGAGAGATTGATCATTTATGCCCTTCCTAAGTTGATAACAATATGGCACAACCAACTTCCTCAGGACTCTTTTTGCAGACTCAGAAAAGTTGACGTACAAAGATGCCACAATCTAATAAATATCTTTGCTGCTAGTATTATGAAAAGATTGAATGCTCTGGACACCTTACAGATATGTAATTGCAAGTCAATACAAGTGGTATTTGAACTTGGAGGAATCAATGTTGAGAGACATGATGACCCATCAACTACTCAGATGAGGATGTCTTATTGTCAAAATCTCGATCTAATAGAAATAGATTCATGTGAGAGTTTGAAGAATATCCTTCCAGTATCAGTGGCCAAGGGTCTTGAGCAACTAAGGAAGCTGAGTGTGACTAATTGTGATGGAGTGGAGGCAATTGTTgcaaaggaaggacaagaaACCACCCCTAACTTAGTGTTCCCGAAAGCAACGTCTGTGACATTTTATAGTCTGCTCCAGATCAAGTGTTTCTATAATGGGAGGCACACTTCCAAGTGGCCGTTGCTCAAAGAATTATGGGTGAATGCATGCCCAAATGTGGATATATTTGCCTCGGAATTTTCAAGATTTCAGGAAAACCTTGGGTCTACACAGCCTTTTTTCTTAATTGAGAAG AATTCATTCCCCAATTTGGAATATTTGGGTTTGGGAGGCACGAAGTTGGAGATTTGGGATGGTCCACTGCCAGCGGAGTTGTTTACCAAGCTGAAGCATCTTGCCATTGCATCTTCACACTTCAAGTCATCAGATGCTTTTCTTCAAAAATTACACAACCAGCTTGAAATACTTGAGGTGGAGGAAACCTTTTTGGGGGAAATACATGCAGTTGGGACCCAGCTCCGACGTCTAAGATCTTTGAAGCTTTTTGGGGGAAAGCTTTCCATGTTGATGCATCTAGGGAAGGAGAACTCCCAACTAGTGGTTATTCCGAAGTTGGAAATTCTTGAAGTGGAGCATTGTGTCAGACTACAGAACCTGAGGTCATCTGCAATATCCTTTCAGAATCTAACCACTTTGAAAGTAAATGGTTGTCACGGACTGCAATATTTGACATCTTGTTCGATAGCTCAAAGTTTAGTCCAACTCACACACATGGAAGTTAAGGATTGTCAAAACCTTATGGAAATAGTGGCAGGCAACCAAGATGATGCAGGAAGTGAGATTGCATTCACCCGTCTACAACATTTGGAACTTTCTGCTCTACCAAGTCTCCAAAGATTCTGCTGTGGAAATTGCCTAGTTAAAGTCCCATCCTTGGATACATTAGTCGTGGCTGACTGCCTGGTCAAGTTGAGCATTTCTCCTGATCGGGTACTCCTAACTGATTTTAACCCAGAAAGGTTTCTTCAGAATTTTAATAATCTTGATAACCTTGTGCTGCATGGTGATCACAAAGAGATATTTTTCCATGAAGAAAATAGTGGCGATGAAATACATGCAGTTGTGACCCTCCCGCATTTAACATCTTTGAAACTTTCAGAAATGAACATGCTAATGCATCTAGGGAAGGAGAACTCCCAACCAATTATTCCAAATTTGGAAATTCTAGAGGTGTCACTCTGTGGGAAATTAAAGAATCTAAGCTCACCAGCAATATCCTTTCAGAATCTCAAAACTCTGAAAGCAATTGGTTGTCAAGGGCTGGAATATTTGATAACTAGCTCGATTGCCCGGAGTCTAATGCAACTCACACATTTGGAAGTTAAGGATTGTGAAAGACTGGTGCAAATAGTGGGAAGCAGCAGCGAAGATGAGGCAAGAAATGAGATTGCTTTTAACAAGTTGGAGCATTTGGAACTTTCAGGATTGCCCAGTTTGCAATGTTTTTTCTCGGGTGCCATGCTTTCTCATCAATTTACAATTTGCGATGAAATTGAAGAGAGTGGTGATACGAAGGAGAATCTTGATGGTGCTGTACAATACTTTCTATTTGACAAAAAG GTGGGATTACCTAGATTGGAAACACTGATCGTCCATGACCTACATAAGTTGATGAGAATATGGCACGAACAACTCGCTCCAGACTCCTTTTGTAGACTCAAAACAGTTGATGTTCAGAGATGCAGCAGTCTAATAAATATCTTTGGGGCCAGTATTCTGGGAAGATTGAATGCTCTCGACACTTTAAAGCTAAGGCAGTGCCAGTCGCTACGACTGGTATTCGAACACGTAGGAATCaatgctgaagaagaagatgatacaTCAATCACTCCGTCCAAATTGCCTGAATACTGTCAGAATTTGGTTTCAGTGAAAATAGATTCCTGTGAGAGTTTGAGGAATATCTTTCCAGCCTCAGTAGCCAGAGGTCTTCAGCAGCTGAGGAAGCTGAGTGTAGAGAATTGCGTTAGAGTGGAGGACATTGTTGCGATGGAAGGACTGGGAATGACAACACCTGAGTTTGTGTTCCCAAACGCAACATCTGTGATATTTCAAAATCTGCCACGACTTTCAAGTTTTTATCCAGGGATGCACGCTTCCGTGTGGCCTCTACTCAAGGAGTTGAGAGTGATGTCCTGTGACAATGTGGAGATTTTTGCCCTGTGCTTTGTGGGTACAGCTATCAGGCAACCTTTGTTTCTAATCGAGAAG GGTTCATTCTCCAACTTGGAAATATTGCACTTTTACTCAAAGGTCGGTACAATGAAGAATTGGTGGAGTCGACTCCCAGCAGAGTTCTTCAGCAAATTAAATTCTCTTGGGTCTCAATCTGCTGTGTTTCAATCTGGTTTCCTTCAGAATTTACCTCATCTTGAATACCTTACGCTTTATGGTTTTGAGAAAGAAGTATTTGTCCATGAAGGAATTAGTAGTGGGCAAATTCAGGCAGTTGGAACACTACTCCCGCACTTAAAAAGTTTGTGGGTATTTGATATGCCCGAGCTGATGCATCTAGGGAAGGAAAACTGCCAATCAGTTATTCCAAATTTGGAGTTTCTGGATGTGTGGAAGTGTGAAAAATTAAAGAATCTAAGGTCATCCGCAATATCCTTTCAGAATCTAAAAACTTTGAAAGTCGAGAAATGCCACGGTCTGGAATATTTGACAACTTACTCAATAGCCCAAAGCTTAACGCAACTCGAAGAGATGGAAGTTAAGGATTGTGAAGGACTGATAGAGATAGTGGCTAGCAatcaagatgatgatgatgcagtAAATGAGATTTTATTCATGAGATTACAACGTTTGGAACTTTCTGGTCTACCAAGTCTGCAAGGCTTTTGCTCTGGAAAGTGCATTGTTAATATCCCATTCTTGGACACTTTGACCGTTACTGAATGCCTGATTGAGTTGAAGATTTCTCCTGAAAAGGTACTCCTGAGCAATTCAAAACCGGAAAGGTTGAAGTTAATAGAGGAAGAGGCAAAAGATCATGACAAACCG gAAGGATCGGGTACAACTAGAACTCAAGCTACATAA